A genomic window from Brassica oleracea var. oleracea cultivar TO1000 chromosome C8, BOL, whole genome shotgun sequence includes:
- the LOC106308503 gene encoding mitogen-activated protein kinase kinase kinase ANP1-like, with the protein METKEEFVKLLGKGAYGFVNLVRYNNPDDNSSYLSAVKNSYQEDYNALQREFHVLLQLKGCPRIVTCFGDSLQQSFSRFGEKLHKLRLEFASEGSLDAFMNNYADRKLPEPLVRDFTRMVLEGLVSIHDHGYVHCDIKPDNILVFPSSTTASSYEVKICDFGNSLEIGEVPLCWEINFPWLGTAIYMSPESVRDGIAHVSLDLWSVGCLVLEMYTGVIPWEGLELDEIATRLLSGKSPDIPETLPSDAKDFIQTCFSRNPEERGSAHELLLHPFLPRLQVEEEDEKKTEEKTSSSFLSNLFKLRIRRRGSKKKLAKDDVAVSDMKPLKLRFWKTKTVKRTLTIVLGFKKSTDFFHFSVRSLRFSTYFLFMKV; encoded by the coding sequence ATGGAAACGAAAGAAGAATTCGTCAAGTTACTCGGCAAAGGTGCTTATGGTTTTGTTAATCTCGTCCGCTACAATAATCCCGACGACAACTCTTCCTATCTCTCAGCCGTAAAGAACTCTTACCAAGAAGACTACAACGCTCTCCAACGAGAGTTCCACGTTCTTCTCCAACTCAAGGGATGTCCCCGGATCGTCACATGTTTCGGAGACTCTCTCCAACAAAGTTTCAGCAGATTCGGGGAGAAACTCCACAAACTACGACTCGAGTTTGCTTCCGAAGGTAGTCTCGACGCTTTCATGAACAATTACGCCGACAGAAAGTTGCCGGAACCGTTGGTCAGGGATTTCACTCGGATGGTTCTCGAAGGTTTGGTCTCGATTCACGACCATGGCTACGTTCATTGCGACATCAAACCAGACAACATACTCGTCTTCCCTTCTTCGACGACGGCATCATCGTACGAGGTCAAGATTTGTGATTTCGGTAACTCGTTAGAGATAGGAGAGGTTCCTCTGTGTTGGGAAATTAATTTCCCGTGGCTTGGGACTGCGATCTACATGTCGCCCGAGTCGGTCCGTGACGGCATCGCCCACGTGTCTCTAGACTTGTGGTCTGTGGGGTGTTTGGTTCTGGAGATGTACACGGGCGTGATTCCATGGGAAGGCCTTGAACTAGATGAGATCGCTACTCGTCTCCTCTCTGGTAAATCTCCAGATATACCTGAGACGCTTCCTTCTGATGCAAAGGACTTTATCCAAACGTGTTTCTCGAGGAACCCTGAGGAGAGAGGAAGCGCGCATGAGTTGTTGCTTCATCCCTTCTTGCCTCGTCTACAAGTTGAAGAAGAGGATGAGAAGAAAACAGAGGAGAAGACAAGTAGCTCGTTTCTGTCGAACCTGTTCAAGTTGAGAATCAGACGAAGAGGTTCCAAGAAGAAACTAGCGAAGGATGATGTTGCTGTTTCAGACATGAAGCCTTTGAAGTTGAGGTTTTGGAAGACAAAGACCGTTAAGAGAACTCTGACCATAGTCTTGGGGTTTAAGAAATCGACAGACTTCTTTCACTTTAGTGTCCGTTCATTAAGGTTTAGTACCTACTTCCTATTCATGAAGGTCTAG
- the LOC106307393 gene encoding gamma carbonic anhydrase 2, mitochondrial encodes MGTLGRVIYTVGNWIRGSGQALDRVGSILQGSHRLEEHLSRHRTLMSVFDKSPLVDKDVFVAPSASVIGDVQIGKGSSIWYGCVLRGDVNNISVGSGTNIQDNSLVHVAKTNLSGKVLPTTIGDNVTVGHSAVIHGCTVEDEAFVGMGATLLDGVVVEKHAMVAAGSLVRENTRIPSGEVWGGNPAKFMRKLTDEEIAYISKSAENYINLAHIHAAENSKSFEEIEVERALRKKYARKDEDYDSMLGIVRETPAELILPDNVLPEKTTTRVPTTHY; translated from the exons ATGGGAACCTTGGGACGAGTAATCTACACTGTGGGTAACTGGATCCGCGGGTCTGGGCAAGCTCTAGATCGCGTGGGTTCTATTCTTCAAGGGAGCCACCGCTTGGAAGAACACC TATCGAGGCATCGGACGTTGATGAGTGTGTTTGATAAATCACCATTGGTGGATAAGGACGTGTTCGTGGCTCCGAGTGCCTCTGTTATTGGTGATGTTCAGATTGGGAAAGGCTCCTCTATTTGGTATGGCTGTGTTCTTCGAG GTGATGTGAATAACATCAGTGTTGGATCTGGGACGAATATCCAAGACAATTCTCTTGTCCATGTTGCAAAAACCAACCTAAGTGGGAAGGTTTTGCCTACTACAATTGGGGACAATGTCACAGTAG GTCATAGTGCTGTCATACATGGGTGTACTGTTGAGGATGAGGCTTTTGTTGGCATGGGAGCTACATTACTCGATGGAGTGGTGGTTGAGAAGCATGCCATGGTTGCTGCTGGTTCCCTTGTGAGAGAGAACACACGAATCCCTTCTGGAGAG GTATGGGGAGGAAACCCAGCAAAGTTCATGAGAAAGTTAACAGATGAAGAGATAGCATATATCTCAAAGTCGGCTGAGAACTACATCAATCTCGCACATATTCACGCCGCAGAGAATTCAAAGTCATTTGAAGAGATCGAGGTTGAGAGAGCGCTTAGGAAGAAGTATGCACGCAAGGATGAGGACTACGATTCAATGCTTGGGATTGTCCGTGAAACTCCAGCTGAGTTGATTCTCCCCGACAATGTCTTACCGGAGAAAACTACCACCAGGGTTCCTACTACTCATTACTGA
- the LOC106307701 gene encoding proteasome subunit alpha type-1-B, producing the protein MFRNQYDTDVTTWSPTGRLFQVEYAMEAVKQGSAAIGLRSRSHVVLASVNKAQSELSSHQWKIFKVDDHIGVAIAGLTADGRVLSRYMRSESINHSFTYESPLPVGRLVVRLADKAQVCTQRSWKRPYGVGLLVGGLDESGAHLYYNCPSGNYFEYQAFAIGSRSQAAKTYLERRFESFNESSREDLIKDAILAIRETLQGETLKSSLCTVSVLGVDEPFHFLDQESIQKVIDTFEKVPEEEEDGGEAEAEAAAAPAEQGGAGDQDVAPMEM; encoded by the exons ATGTTCAGGAACCAGTACGACACAGACGTGACAACATGGAGTCCCACTGGTCGTCTTTTCCAAGTAGAGTACGCCATGGAAGCCGTCAAGCAAGGCTCCGCCGCAATCGGACTCAGATCTCGCTCCCACGTCGTCCTCGCCTCCGTCAATAAAGCCCAATCGGAGCTCTCTTCTCACCAATGGAAGATCTTCAAAGTAGACGACCACATTGGTGTCGCCATCGCTGGACTCACCGCCGATGGCCGTGTACTCTCTCGTTACATGAGATCTGAATCCATCAATCACTCTTTCACCTATGAGTCTCCTCTCCCTGTTGGCCGTCTCGTCGTTCGTCTTGCTGATAAGGCCCAG GTATGTACCCAACGGTCATGGAAACGACCATATGGTGTGGGTTTGCTGGTAGGTGGACTGGACGAGTCAGGAGCCCACCTCTACTACAACTGCCCCAGCGGAAACTACTTTGAATACCAAGCGTTCGCTATCGGGTCACGTTCACAAGCTGCGAAAACTTACCTAGAACGAAGATTCGAGAGCTTCAATGAGTCATCAAGAGAAGATCTGATCAAAGATGCTATTTTGGCCATAAGGGAAACTTTGCAAGGGGAAACACTCAAGAGCTCGCTCTGCACGGTTTCTGTTCTAGGAGTCGATGAACCATTCCATTTCTTGGACCAGGAAAGCATACAGAAGGTGATTGATACGTTTGAGAAGGTTCCCGAGGAAGAAGAGGATGGTGGTGAGGCCGAGGCTGAAGCTGCTGCTGCACCTGCGGAACAAGGTGGTGCAGGTGATCAGGATGTTGCACCAATGGAAATGTGA
- the LOC106308504 gene encoding uncharacterized protein LOC106308504 has protein sequence MSIKHVFFSMVVVCVVVYANAQLPQFPIPFPFPLPFQPSPGIPGLPDVSKCWSSVMDIPGCIIEIYTSILTGQLGHIGPSCCKAFLEAEASCLPKLPFNPLFPLKEQCSRFSSAAPPTTK, from the coding sequence ATGTCTATTAAGCATGTTTTTTTCTCAATGGTGGTTGTGTGTGTTGTAGTCTATGCCAATGCTCAACTACCCCAGTTTCCCATCCCATTTCCTTTTCCACTCCCATTCCAACCAAGTCCCGGTATTCCCGGATTACCTGATGTGTCAAAATGTTGGTCTTCAGTGATGGATATTCCAGGATGCATTATAGAGATTTACACATCCATACTCACAGGACAATTAGGACATATAGGTCCCTCTTGTTGCAAAGCATTTTTGGAAGCAGAAGCCAGTTGCTTACCGAAACTTCCATTCAATCCACTTTTTCCTCTCAAAGAACAATGTTCAAGATTTTCTAGCGCAGCTCCTCCTACCACAAAATAG
- the LOC106312306 gene encoding metal transporter Nramp2, whose translation MENDVKVDEKVEEADRLLPPHSLPSNSDDEESEAAFDARDKIVIVDFESADDPSAAAPPFSWRKLWLFTGPGFLMSIAFLDPGNLEGDLQAGAIAGYSLLWLLMWATAMGLLIQMLSARVGVATGRHLAELCRDEYPTWARYVLWSMAEIALIGADIQEVIGSAIAIQILSRGVLPLWAGVVITASDCFLFLFLENYGVRKLEAMFAVLIATMGLSFAWMFGETKPSGKELMIGILLPRLSSKTIRQAVGVVGCVIMPHNVFLHSALVQSRQIDPKRKSRVQEALNYYLIESSVALFISFMINLFVTTVFAKGFYGTEKANNIGLVNAGQYLQEKFGGGLLPILYIWGIGLLAAGQSSTITGTYAGQFIMGGFLNLRLKKWMRAVITRSCAIVPTMIVAIVFNTSEASLDVLNEWLNVLQSVQIPFALLPLLTLVSKEEVMGDFKIGPVLQRIAWMVAALVMIINGYLLLDFFVSEVNGFMFGVTVCVWTTAYVAFIVYLISHSNFFSSPWSSSSIELPKRVTVSDS comes from the exons ATGGAAAATGACGTCAAGGTGGACGAGAAAGTTGAAGAAGCCGACCGCCTTCTTCCTCCCCATTCTCTCCCCTCCAATTCCGACGACGAAGAATCCGAGGCCGCCTTCGATGCCAGAGATAAGATCGTGATCGTCGATTTCGAATCCGCCGACGATCCCTCCGCCGCGGCACCTCCTTTCTCGTGGCGGAAACTATGGTTGTTCACCGGTCCAGGCTTCCTGATGAGCATAGCGTTCTTAGATCCGGGGAATCTAGAAGGAGATCTGCAAGCTGGTGCCATCGCTGGCTATTCTCTGCTTTGGCTCTTGATGTGGGCCACCGCCATGGGGCTACTGATCCAGATGCTCTCCGCTAGAGTCGGTGTCGCCACCGGTCGACATCTGGCTGAGCTCTGCCGCGACGAGTATCCGACTTGGGCGAGGTATGTGCTTTGGTCCATGGCGGAGATTGCTCTGATCGGAGCTGATATTCAAGAGGTTATCGGCAGTGCGATTGCGATTCAGATTCTCAGCCGTGGCGTCTTGCCGCTTTGGGCCGGTGTTGTCATTACGGCCTCGGATTG TTTTTTATTTTTGTTTCTAGAGAATTATGGTGTGAGGAAGTTAGAAGCTATGTTTGCCGTTTTGATTGCAACGATGGGTTTGTCTTTTGCTTGGATGTTTGGTGAAACCAAGCCAAGTGGAAAAGAACTTATGATAG GTATTTTACTTCCAAGGCTTAGCTCAAAGACCATTAGGCAAGCAGTAGGTGTTGTTGGCTGTGTCATAATGCCTCACAACGTGTTTTTGCATTCGGCTCTTGTACAGTCGAGGCAAATCGACCCAAAGAGGAAATCAAGGGTTCAAGAGGCGCTGAACTACTATTTGATCGAGTCTTCGGTCGCACTTTTCATCTCCTTCATGATTAACTTGTTTGTAACCACCGTCTTTGCAAAAGGGTTTTACGGAACCGAGAAAGCTAATAACATTGGCTTAGTTAATGCTGGTCAGTATCTTCAAGAGAAGTTTGGTGGTGGGCTTCTCCCGATTCTATATATCTGGGGAATCGGGTTGTTAGCAGCAGGACAAAGCAGTACGATTACTGGTACATATGCTGGACAGTTTATAATGGGAGGGTTTCTGAACCTTCGGCTTAAGAAATGGATGAGGGCAGTGATAACAAGAAGCTGTGCTATTGTGCCGACCATGATTGTGGCAATCGTGTTCAACACTTCCGAAGCTTCCTTGGATGTTTTGAATGAATGGCTCAATGTGCTTCAGTCTGTACAGATTCCTTTTGCTCTTCTCCCTCTTCTAACGTTGGTATCCAAAGAAGAAGTTATGGGAGACTTCAAGATTGGCCCTGTTCTCCAG AGAATAGCGTGGATGGTGGCTGCACTTGTAATGATCATCAATGGGTATCTTCTGTTGGATTTCTTTGTATCAGAAGTGAACGGTTTTATGTTTGGTGTTACGGTCTGCGTCTGGACAACTGCTTATGTTGCATTTATAGTCTACCTCATCTCACACAGCAACTTTTTTTCTTCTCCTTGGTCTTCCTCCTCCATTGAACTTCCCAAAAGAGTGACAGTCTCAGATAGCTAG